The Neorhizobium sp. NCHU2750 genome has a window encoding:
- the repA gene encoding plasmid partitioning protein RepA codes for MNAHSKLPSFEFDEKILLQGAEISRRLDQLRMEKFPPNAKKTLRMFSMAEVAHYLGVSPNNLKRLHLEGKGPIPTTAAGGRRFYTGEQMRELRFYLDKTGKSDAKKYVPHRKPGDKLQVIAVVNFKGGSGKTTTAAHLAQHLALTGHRVLAIDLDPQASLSALHGFQPELDKNSSLYDAIRYDSERKPIGEIIQQTNFPDLDIIPANLELQEYEYDTPLAMQTSNEGKRFFTRLGKPLQDVDDRYDVVVIDCPPQLGYLTLTALTAATSVLITVHPQMLDLMSMSQFLLMLGNITRTIKRAGANVEMDWLRYLITRYEPTDVPQAQMLGFMQSMLAEEILKNQMVKSTAISDAGLTKQTLYEVDRNNFIRGTYDRAIECMDGVNFEIQGLIHRAWGRM; via the coding sequence ATGAACGCCCATTCGAAATTGCCGTCCTTCGAATTCGACGAGAAGATTCTGCTGCAGGGCGCAGAGATCTCCCGTCGGCTCGACCAGCTGCGGATGGAGAAATTTCCACCGAATGCGAAAAAGACGCTGCGGATGTTCTCCATGGCTGAAGTCGCGCATTATCTCGGCGTCAGCCCCAATAATTTGAAGCGCCTGCATTTGGAAGGCAAGGGCCCGATCCCGACCACTGCGGCCGGCGGCCGGCGGTTCTATACCGGCGAGCAGATGCGCGAATTGCGCTTCTATCTCGACAAGACCGGAAAGTCCGACGCCAAGAAATACGTCCCCCATCGCAAGCCGGGTGACAAGCTGCAGGTCATTGCCGTCGTCAACTTCAAGGGCGGCTCCGGCAAGACGACCACGGCCGCCCACCTCGCCCAGCATCTGGCGCTGACCGGTCACCGGGTTCTGGCGATCGATCTCGATCCGCAGGCATCGCTGTCGGCCTTGCACGGCTTTCAGCCGGAGCTCGACAAGAACTCGTCGCTCTATGACGCAATCCGCTACGACAGCGAGCGCAAGCCGATTGGCGAGATCATCCAGCAGACGAATTTTCCGGACCTCGACATCATCCCGGCCAATCTCGAGCTGCAGGAATATGAATACGACACGCCGCTCGCCATGCAGACCTCGAACGAGGGCAAGCGTTTCTTTACACGTCTCGGCAAGCCGCTGCAGGATGTCGATGACCGTTATGATGTCGTGGTGATCGATTGCCCGCCGCAGCTCGGCTACCTGACGCTGACAGCTCTGACGGCCGCGACCTCGGTTCTGATCACCGTCCATCCGCAGATGCTCGACCTGATGTCTATGAGCCAGTTCCTGCTGATGCTCGGCAACATCACCAGGACGATCAAGCGTGCCGGTGCCAATGTCGAGATGGACTGGTTGCGGTATCTGATTACCAGATACGAGCCTACCGACGTGCCGCAGGCCCAGATGCTCGGCTTCATGCAATCGATGCTGGCGGAAGAAATCCTCAAGAACCAGATGGTCAAGTCGACGGCGATCTCCGATGCCGGCCTCACCAAGCAGACGCTTTACGAGGTCGACCGCAACAATTTCATCCGCGGCACCTATGACCGGGCCATCGAATGCATGGATGGCGTCAATTTCGAGATCCAGGGGCTCATTCATCGTGCCTGGGGGAGAATGTGA